A genomic region of Jeotgalibaca ciconiae contains the following coding sequences:
- a CDS encoding IS256 family transposase encodes MFLTTKTYPGGLYTTQVHFTLNNEEIQSIIEHSVKDDVSKNILTTVFNRLMENQRTEYIQADDYERSESRQSQRNGYYERDFTTRVGTLELKVPRTRDGEFSPTVFERYQRNEKALLASMLEMYVSGVSTRKVSKIVEELCGKSVSKSFVSSLTEQLDPMVNEWQNRSLSETNDPFLMTDVLYIKIREDNRVLSKSCHIAIGITKDGDREIIGFMIQNEESEDTWSSFFEYLKERGLQGTELIISDAHKGLVSAIRKSFTNASWQRCQVHFLRNIFRSIPKKNSKVFREAVKTIFKFTDIELARTAKDALVAEYIDQVKYRKACETLDNGFEDAFQYTVIGHGHNRLKSTNLLERLNQEVRRREKIIRIFPNRASANRLIGAVLMDLHNEWLSSTRRYIKFEQ; translated from the coding sequence ATGTTTTTAACCACAAAAACATACCCAGGAGGACTTTACACGACCCAAGTACATTTTACACTGAATAACGAAGAGATTCAAAGTATTATTGAACATTCGGTAAAAGATGATGTTTCTAAAAATATTTTAACCACCGTCTTCAACCGATTGATGGAAAATCAACGAACGGAATATATTCAAGCCGATGACTATGAACGTTCAGAAAGTCGTCAGAGTCAAAGAAACGGCTATTATGAGCGAGACTTTACGACTCGTGTGGGTACACTCGAATTAAAAGTTCCTAGAACACGTGATGGTGAATTTTCACCGACGGTGTTTGAGCGTTATCAGCGAAATGAAAAAGCACTACTCGCTTCCATGTTGGAGATGTATGTTTCAGGTGTTTCTACTCGTAAAGTCTCTAAAATCGTTGAAGAACTGTGCGGAAAATCTGTATCCAAATCTTTTGTTTCTAGTCTTACTGAACAGTTAGACCCAATGGTCAACGAATGGCAGAACCGTTCGCTTTCAGAGACAAACGATCCTTTCCTGATGACTGATGTTCTCTATATAAAGATTAGAGAAGATAATCGAGTGCTTTCTAAGAGCTGCCACATTGCGATTGGAATAACCAAAGATGGTGACCGTGAAATCATTGGCTTCATGATTCAAAATGAAGAAAGTGAGGACACATGGTCAAGCTTCTTTGAGTACTTAAAAGAACGAGGTTTACAAGGAACGGAGCTCATCATTTCTGATGCTCATAAAGGGTTAGTGTCCGCTATTCGAAAATCATTTACCAATGCAAGTTGGCAGAGATGTCAGGTTCATTTTCTAAGAAACATCTTCCGTTCTATCCCAAAAAAGAACTCAAAAGTGTTTAGAGAAGCGGTAAAAACAATCTTTAAGTTTACGGATATTGAACTCGCTCGGACAGCTAAGGATGCCTTAGTCGCCGAATATATTGACCAAGTTAAATATAGAAAAGCCTGTGAAACATTGGATAATGGCTTCGAAGATGCCTTTCAATACACGGTTATCGGGCATGGCCATAACCGCCTAAAAAGTACGAACCTTCTTGAAAGACTGAACCAGGAAGTACGCAGAAGAGAAAAGATTATTCGGATCTTTCCGAACCGCGCTTCAGCTAATCGATTAATTGGAGCAGTTCTTATGGACCTCCATAACGAATGGCTCAGTTCTACAAGAAGATACATTAAATTTGAACAGTAA
- a CDS encoding glycosyltransferase family 2 protein produces MPEKGIKKVSFIMPIYNAGLYLHQSIDSILNQDYSNIEVILIDDGSSDQSPEIIRTYVEEDKRIIAIFQENNGAPSARNKGIKRATGDYIQFIDSDDYLAENVTTKMVDAAEKTGSDIVMAAYDTVNEKGEYGKTVEIPIPNGTYDTEQMRRRFSQATSMLGNKLISTKMIKDNEIYYSSFPQAQDLNHYIKLLLYSQKITVLNDVVYHYRVRSGSISHSFSPVIIHTINSIESAEELYRQSGIKDDKLFTNLKFKHYTFQLQKIPQIDDIKDRHATFRVFKEEFKKLNYDLLFPEFKKQHLFNRLKFLMGPLYTSSIYRKYQKNKAKKNIVS; encoded by the coding sequence GTGCCTGAAAAAGGAATTAAAAAAGTATCGTTTATAATGCCTATATATAATGCTGGACTTTATTTGCATCAAAGTATTGATTCCATTTTGAATCAGGATTATTCAAATATAGAAGTGATTTTAATTGACGATGGGTCATCCGATCAATCTCCAGAAATCATTAGAACTTATGTTGAAGAAGATAAACGAATAATAGCAATTTTTCAAGAAAACAATGGAGCTCCTAGTGCCCGAAATAAAGGCATTAAACGAGCTACCGGTGATTATATACAGTTTATCGATTCAGACGATTATTTAGCTGAAAATGTAACAACAAAAATGGTGGATGCAGCAGAAAAGACAGGCTCTGATATTGTCATGGCGGCGTATGATACTGTGAACGAAAAAGGAGAATATGGGAAAACAGTTGAAATACCTATTCCTAACGGAACTTACGATACAGAACAGATGAGAAGAAGATTTTCACAGGCTACATCTATGTTAGGGAATAAATTGATTTCGACTAAAATGATAAAGGACAATGAGATTTACTACTCATCTTTTCCGCAGGCACAAGATCTTAATCATTATATAAAATTGTTGCTTTATTCGCAGAAAATAACCGTATTGAATGATGTGGTATACCATTATCGTGTTAGGAGTGGTAGTATCAGTCATTCTTTTAGCCCTGTAATTATTCATACAATAAATAGTATCGAGAGTGCTGAAGAATTGTATCGGCAAAGTGGAATAAAAGATGATAAACTATTTACCAATTTGAAGTTTAAACACTACACTTTCCAGTTACAAAAAATCCCACAAATAGATGATATAAAAGATCGTCACGCTACTTTTAGGGTGTTTAAAGAAGAATTTAAAAAATTAAATTATGATTTACTTTTCCCAGAATTTAAAAAACAACATTTATTTAATCGTTTGAAATTCTTGATGGGTCCTCTCTATACAAGTAGTATTTATAGGAAATATCAAAAAAATAAAGCTAAGAAAAATATTGTGAGCTAA
- a CDS encoding glycosyltransferase — MEIGIVILNYLNWQDTVECINSLENQTYKDYQVIVVDNSSTNESFKELYKRYGKENDIHLLQSEENLGFAKGNNIGILYCKDILDLKNILVINNDVIFTEPTYIEHLANYEIGNSVGVIGTKIIGSDGKNQNPSAQFRPSARAVLRELSFPLIRKYHLSWILKIGSFFKKNIVGQKQTHKVQEETSHTSNSKKQFALHGSALYLTQNYLSKINGFYPDTFLYYEEEILALVCHKLHLQMVYTDEIEIYHKEDQSSKLSFNNEEGIKYEMGRKSVRVGLKVSLMSINKIKAKTNHYPYNFKMKKNDIEKEYHLQS; from the coding sequence ATGGAAATTGGTATAGTCATTCTGAACTATCTTAACTGGCAAGATACAGTTGAATGTATTAATTCCTTGGAAAATCAAACTTATAAGGACTATCAGGTTATTGTGGTAGATAATTCTTCTACTAACGAATCTTTTAAAGAACTGTATAAGCGCTATGGGAAAGAAAATGACATCCATCTTCTTCAATCGGAGGAAAATTTAGGGTTTGCCAAAGGTAATAATATTGGTATTCTCTATTGTAAAGATATTTTAGATTTAAAAAATATTTTAGTAATTAATAATGATGTAATTTTTACTGAGCCAACCTATATTGAACATTTAGCAAACTACGAAATCGGGAATTCTGTGGGAGTAATTGGAACTAAGATTATAGGCAGTGATGGGAAAAATCAAAATCCTTCTGCTCAATTTCGTCCAAGCGCTAGGGCTGTTCTTCGCGAGCTTTCTTTTCCCTTGATTAGGAAATATCATCTATCTTGGATTTTAAAGATAGGTAGTTTTTTTAAAAAAAACATAGTAGGACAGAAGCAGACGCATAAAGTACAAGAAGAAACTTCTCACACCTCTAATTCAAAAAAACAATTTGCTTTGCATGGCTCTGCATTATATTTAACTCAAAATTATTTGAGTAAAATAAATGGTTTTTATCCTGATACCTTTTTATATTATGAAGAAGAAATATTAGCGTTGGTTTGTCATAAACTTCACTTACAAATGGTTTATACCGATGAAATTGAGATTTATCATAAAGAAGATCAGTCATCGAAGTTAAGTTTTAATAATGAAGAAGGTATAAAGTATGAAATGGGAAGAAAAAGTGTTCGGGTTGGTTTAAAAGTTAGTTTAATGAGCATCAATAAAATCAAAGCAAAAACGAATCATTATCCATATAATTTTAAAATGAAGAAAAATGATATTGAAAAAGAATATCATTTACAATCATAG
- a CDS encoding glycosyltransferase, with protein MKKMRILHYIPGFNTGGIESVFLNWFRNIDSKEVEFELLVRNYDPDSPLLKEYIRLGGVLHTLETPSLSLKTMLSFRKKVLRFFSEHNDYDFLHVHVADDPFIIPIAKEKGIARIGIHAHTTGYNESYKSQGIKGKIRTFNVKAAQHYMAITQVAADWMFPKEIRGTKKVTIIHNGINLQEYEYNESIREKYRKELQIEDYHTLMHVGRFSEVKNHLFMLDVFERVKLQKEKNKLIFVGDGPLLTEIVKEVNRRHLQEDVIFLGARGDIADLLQAADIFLLPSKFEGLGLSAVEAQASGLPTIVSDRVPREAAITDLVTFLSLEAPLEEWVETLTEVSYDPVRKNVYHEFVDAHYEINQTTNDLIEFYKSTLA; from the coding sequence ATGAAAAAAATGAGAATTCTCCATTATATTCCTGGTTTTAATACCGGGGGAATTGAATCAGTCTTTTTAAATTGGTTTCGGAATATTGATTCAAAAGAAGTTGAGTTTGAATTATTAGTTAGAAACTATGATCCAGATTCTCCTTTGTTAAAAGAATATATTCGCTTAGGTGGCGTGTTACATACACTTGAGACACCTTCATTGTCTCTTAAAACCATGCTTTCTTTTCGGAAGAAAGTGCTTCGCTTTTTCTCTGAGCATAACGATTATGACTTTCTCCATGTTCATGTAGCGGATGATCCTTTTATTATTCCAATTGCAAAGGAAAAAGGAATAGCAAGAATTGGTATACATGCTCATACTACTGGATATAATGAGAGTTACAAAAGTCAGGGAATAAAAGGGAAAATTAGAACATTCAACGTAAAAGCAGCTCAACACTATATGGCCATTACACAAGTAGCAGCTGATTGGATGTTTCCGAAAGAAATACGAGGAACAAAAAAAGTAACGATTATCCATAATGGAATCAATCTTCAAGAATATGAATATAATGAATCGATTCGTGAGAAATATCGAAAAGAATTGCAAATAGAGGATTATCATACATTGATGCATGTTGGACGTTTTTCCGAAGTAAAGAATCATTTGTTCATGTTGGATGTTTTCGAAAGGGTAAAACTTCAAAAAGAAAAGAACAAACTTATTTTTGTTGGAGATGGACCGCTGTTGACCGAGATTGTTAAGGAAGTTAATAGGCGACACCTTCAAGAAGATGTGATTTTTCTAGGTGCGAGAGGTGATATTGCAGATCTCCTGCAAGCGGCAGATATCTTCTTGCTGCCATCCAAATTTGAAGGTTTAGGCTTAAGTGCTGTTGAAGCACAAGCATCGGGTCTTCCAACAATCGTATCGGATCGCGTTCCCAGAGAAGCAGCTATTACTGATTTAGTTACTTTTTTATCACTTGAAGCCCCGCTTGAAGAATGGGTAGAAACACTGACTGAAGTTAGCTATGATCCTGTTCGGAAAAATGTGTATCATGAATTTGTGGATGCTCATTACGAAATAAATCAAACAACGAATGATCTAATTGAATTTTACAAAAGTACGTTAGCATGA
- a CDS encoding glycosyltransferase family A protein: MSVEVLVATMHQNDTSLIQQMNLQSDAIIINQTNEYNYEKIMNHSNTVHMYSFAERGVGLSRNNALMRSTADYALLADDDMVYVEHYPELVEKSFEKHPDADLIIFNLEEEEPTRYVIRKDFRVRKRNYMRFGAARVAFRTDRIKKKGISFHLLFGGGTPHSNGEDTIFLKDCLEKGLKIIAVPVTIAKLTEERESTWFKGYTEKYYRDRGALFKVLSPMFYHLVILQFIVRKYKKNQNMPSRTKQFQYMLEGANEMKN; encoded by the coding sequence TTGAGTGTAGAAGTATTAGTAGCTACCATGCATCAGAACGACACGAGCCTCATTCAGCAAATGAATCTACAATCTGACGCCATTATCATTAATCAAACAAACGAGTATAATTATGAAAAAATAATGAATCATTCAAACACAGTCCACATGTATTCTTTCGCAGAAAGAGGGGTTGGACTAAGTAGGAACAATGCCTTGATGCGGTCAACTGCCGATTATGCTTTACTAGCCGATGATGACATGGTTTATGTGGAACACTATCCAGAATTGGTTGAGAAAAGTTTTGAAAAGCATCCAGATGCAGATTTAATTATCTTTAATTTAGAAGAAGAAGAGCCTACTAGATATGTGATCCGTAAAGATTTTAGGGTTAGGAAAAGAAATTACATGCGCTTTGGAGCAGCACGGGTTGCTTTTCGCACGGATCGAATCAAGAAAAAAGGGATTTCTTTCCATCTTTTATTTGGTGGTGGAACTCCTCATAGTAATGGAGAAGATACCATCTTTTTGAAAGATTGTCTGGAGAAAGGTTTAAAAATTATCGCTGTACCGGTAACCATTGCCAAGTTAACAGAAGAACGCGAATCCACATGGTTTAAGGGGTATACAGAAAAATATTATCGTGATCGGGGAGCACTTTTTAAAGTGCTGTCGCCTATGTTTTATCACTTAGTAATTTTACAGTTTATCGTACGAAAATATAAAAAGAATCAAAACATGCCTTCTCGAACAAAACAATTTCAATATATGTTAGAAGGCGCAAATGAAATGAAAAATTAA
- a CDS encoding O-antigen ligase family protein, whose amino-acid sequence MKKLIYLLVFSVFLGTQILALDIGFKLSMYRILFLGVFCMFSVMFINNDQRLRFYPKKLSSTYTLFYTLWLLYSLLSVVWSQNLAGWTKANIFIGIGVFTIIFIHLFIKEEKDILNLFRSVGAGVAIHIFIGLAEIITGKYLWASDHFMTKYRPASQTIFSRIPISIYPNQNDYATMLLMGSFIIIFLFRNAKRVYAKIGYFILLTLCFMLIYQTESRGNLLAFFIGIGAMLLTYFSRVITKKGIFLTFITAGGLGTIFVIASESIRGKISGIISLISGNVIYDNSSNMTRVNLIKNGFYFLRDTLGFGVGAGNIEHWMKTNAFFQVGDKSNMHNWWMEILTGYGVFIFVLYVLVYASMLQRAYQYYRYSKDAFVRNASLSIIGYLAAFTLSSISSASNIINEWQWVIFGIIIAFFSYCESLGIKKEQVSYITQKKNNEMIRDFVGGQHG is encoded by the coding sequence ATGAAAAAACTGATTTACTTACTCGTTTTTTCAGTATTTTTAGGCACCCAGATATTGGCTCTTGATATTGGCTTTAAACTTTCTATGTATCGAATTTTGTTTTTAGGGGTATTTTGTATGTTTTCAGTCATGTTTATTAATAATGACCAACGTTTACGATTTTACCCAAAGAAGCTAAGCAGTACCTATACATTATTCTATACTCTTTGGTTGCTTTATTCTTTATTATCCGTAGTATGGAGTCAAAACTTAGCTGGTTGGACAAAAGCAAATATCTTCATAGGAATCGGTGTGTTTACGATAATCTTTATTCATTTATTTATAAAAGAGGAAAAAGATATCTTGAATTTATTCCGAAGCGTAGGAGCAGGGGTAGCCATTCATATTTTTATAGGTTTAGCTGAAATTATTACTGGCAAGTATCTATGGGCGAGTGACCATTTCATGACAAAGTATCGACCGGCTTCTCAAACCATTTTTTCGAGGATTCCTATTTCCATATATCCAAACCAAAATGATTATGCCACAATGTTGTTAATGGGGTCTTTTATAATTATATTTTTATTTCGAAATGCGAAGAGAGTTTATGCAAAGATCGGATATTTTATCTTACTAACACTCTGTTTTATGCTTATTTATCAAACAGAATCGCGTGGTAATCTTCTTGCTTTTTTCATAGGGATAGGGGCAATGTTATTGACATACTTCAGTAGGGTTATTACGAAAAAAGGTATTTTCCTTACCTTCATTACAGCAGGCGGACTAGGAACCATCTTCGTTATTGCAAGTGAAAGCATTCGTGGGAAAATAAGCGGAATAATTTCTCTTATTTCGGGAAATGTCATTTATGATAATAGCTCAAATATGACTAGAGTGAATTTAATAAAAAATGGTTTTTATTTTTTACGTGATACGCTAGGATTTGGTGTAGGAGCAGGCAATATTGAACATTGGATGAAGACGAATGCATTTTTTCAAGTGGGAGATAAGAGTAATATGCATAACTGGTGGATGGAAATCTTGACAGGATATGGGGTTTTCATATTTGTCTTGTATGTACTAGTCTATGCAAGCATGCTTCAAAGAGCCTACCAGTATTATCGATATAGCAAGGATGCATTTGTAAGAAATGCGTCTTTATCAATTATCGGTTACCTCGCAGCCTTTACACTTTCTTCCATATCGTCTGCGAGCAATATAATCAACGAATGGCAATGGGTGATATTCGGTATCATTATCGCGTTTTTCTCCTATTGTGAGTCCCTTGGAATAAAAAAAGAACAAGTAAGTTATATTACCCAGAAAAAAAATAATGAAATGATAAGAGATTTCGTAGGAGGCCAACATGGATAG
- a CDS encoding glycosyltransferase family 2 protein translates to MKKDLVSIVTPVYNAEPFIERTIRSVMNQTYQEWEHILVDDCSPDNSEEVIRGLMKEDPRIKYVKLSENQGAAVARNTGIEHADGQYIAFIDSDDVWKSHKLENQLNFMNKNEYGFTYTNFEQISEGGEMLNPSVPLPKRLNYTALLKNTAIACSTVVINREIIGDFRMPLVRKGQDTATWLKILRNHPYAYGLDEVLGQYRQVKGSISSDRLGALKRTWNTYYRIEKLPLPKAIYYFCFYVFNAIRRRV, encoded by the coding sequence ATGAAAAAAGATTTAGTATCCATTGTCACACCTGTGTACAATGCTGAACCATTTATTGAAAGAACGATTCGTTCAGTTATGAATCAGACTTATCAAGAATGGGAACACATACTAGTGGATGATTGTTCTCCAGATAATAGCGAAGAAGTAATTCGAGGATTGATGAAAGAAGATCCTCGAATTAAATATGTCAAATTATCTGAAAATCAAGGTGCTGCAGTAGCTCGTAATACAGGAATCGAACACGCAGACGGCCAATATATTGCGTTTATTGATAGTGATGACGTCTGGAAATCACATAAGTTAGAGAATCAACTGAACTTTATGAATAAAAATGAATATGGGTTTACCTATACAAACTTTGAACAAATTTCAGAAGGAGGCGAGATGCTGAATCCTTCAGTTCCTCTTCCTAAACGCTTGAATTACACAGCTTTGTTAAAGAATACAGCCATTGCCTGTTCAACTGTTGTTATTAATAGAGAAATAATTGGTGACTTTAGAATGCCACTGGTTCGCAAAGGACAGGATACAGCAACTTGGTTAAAAATATTGCGAAACCATCCATATGCTTATGGACTTGATGAGGTCTTAGGACAATATAGACAAGTTAAAGGGTCTATTTCCAGTGACCGTCTAGGGGCACTTAAGCGTACATGGAATACTTATTATCGAATAGAAAAATTACCCTTACCAAAAGCAATTTATTATTTTTGCTTTTATGTTTTTAATGCTATAAGAAGAAGAGTTTAA
- a CDS encoding lipopolysaccharide biosynthesis protein yields MSSNDFRTGMLFSAMGKYSNVIIQLGVNAVLSRLLTPADYGVVSIVQIFIEFFNLLADMGFGPAIIQNKKLTDHDVQVIFRFSIGFASLLAVIFMFLGFPVSIFYDNTVYIPIFVILGLSVFFFALLVVPKAVIQKRKDFKAVNTILIFTGIIKGIISIILAFFGFKYYAIIIGSLVQAIMNFLFYYSKTKISPKVAFSYEPIKKIWAFSRNQFGFNFINYFSRNFDSILIGRVFTEGALGYYNKSYQLSLYPNTILAGVITPVIQPIMSEYENRKDVIKDTYLKITRILANLGVPISVFCYFAGREIILFIFGGQWENSVLSFQILAVSIWVQMIASSSGAFYQSTNRTDLLLFSGIQSMILNVASIALGVYLGSIETVAAMVVVSFSINFLVNNYLLMYKIFDSGFFELLKELVKPLIIGLLQVVAFLVLPELPFSIFINLMIKGIIFVITFFIGLLFTGQWKEMLRVIKK; encoded by the coding sequence TTGTCTTCCAATGATTTTCGAACTGGAATGTTATTTAGTGCAATGGGAAAATACTCCAATGTAATTATCCAACTTGGAGTTAATGCGGTTTTATCACGCTTGCTAACTCCGGCTGATTACGGTGTCGTTTCGATTGTACAAATATTTATTGAATTTTTTAATTTACTTGCAGATATGGGATTTGGTCCGGCAATCATCCAAAATAAAAAATTAACCGATCATGATGTCCAAGTGATATTTCGTTTCTCAATTGGTTTTGCTTCGCTTTTAGCAGTTATTTTTATGTTCTTGGGATTTCCGGTAAGTATTTTTTATGATAATACAGTCTATATACCGATATTTGTCATATTAGGCTTGTCAGTATTCTTTTTTGCTTTGTTAGTAGTGCCAAAAGCAGTCATTCAAAAGAGAAAAGACTTTAAAGCAGTAAATACAATTTTAATTTTTACTGGAATTATTAAAGGAATAATCTCAATTATCTTAGCGTTTTTTGGTTTTAAATACTATGCGATTATTATCGGTAGTTTAGTTCAGGCAATAATGAATTTTCTGTTTTACTATAGTAAAACAAAAATATCGCCTAAAGTGGCTTTTTCTTATGAGCCAATTAAAAAAATATGGGCATTTTCTCGTAATCAATTTGGCTTTAACTTTATTAATTACTTTTCAAGAAATTTTGACAGTATTTTGATTGGACGGGTGTTCACAGAAGGAGCTTTAGGATATTATAATAAATCCTATCAATTATCTCTTTATCCGAACACTATTTTAGCGGGTGTCATCACTCCTGTTATTCAACCGATTATGTCTGAATATGAGAACCGAAAAGATGTTATAAAAGACACTTATCTAAAAATAACACGTATTCTCGCAAATCTTGGGGTACCGATTTCTGTTTTTTGTTACTTTGCTGGTCGAGAAATTATCTTGTTCATTTTTGGTGGCCAATGGGAGAATAGTGTGCTTTCGTTCCAAATTTTAGCAGTATCTATTTGGGTTCAAATGATTGCAAGTAGTTCAGGTGCATTTTATCAGTCTACTAATCGTACAGACTTGCTATTGTTCTCCGGGATCCAGTCAATGATTTTAAATGTTGCTTCTATTGCATTGGGTGTTTACTTAGGTAGTATCGAAACAGTTGCAGCAATGGTCGTTGTTTCATTTTCTATTAACTTTTTAGTGAACAATTACTTGCTGATGTATAAAATTTTTGATTCTGGTTTTTTTGAACTTCTAAAGGAATTGGTAAAGCCCCTTATTATTGGTTTATTACAAGTGGTCGCTTTTCTAGTTCTGCCAGAACTGCCATTTTCTATCTTTATTAATTTAATGATTAAGGGAATTATTTTTGTTATTACTTTTTTTATTGGATTGTTATTCACCGGACAATGGAAGGAAATGTTAAGAGTAATCAAAAAATAG